A stretch of the Streptomyces sp. NBC_00078 genome encodes the following:
- a CDS encoding mechanosensitive ion channel family protein: MSLPAVLLAAGPSPSPTPPESTAPAVPTLQDAQQSATNAAGWVEQNWSTWLAIGLRVLLILVIAGVLRAVVQRAITKLIDRMTRTAQAVDGTALGGLLVNTERRRQRSQAIGSVLRSVASFAILGTAALMILAAFQINLAPLLASAGVAGVAIGFGARNLVTDFLSGVFMILEDQYGVGDTIDAGVASGEVIEVGLRVTKLRGDSGEIWYVRNGEVKRIGNLSQGWATAGVDVTVKAHEDLDRVKATLDEVAEKMSAEEPWNELLWSPIEVLGLDSVLLDSMVVRISAKTMPGKSLTVERELRWRVKRAFDAANIRIVGGATAPLDEEPVDPAAAVSAPSVLSNPDSPQAEAASPLAQQRSAAPK, from the coding sequence GTGTCCTTGCCCGCCGTCCTACTGGCCGCCGGTCCGTCGCCGTCGCCGACTCCCCCGGAGTCGACGGCCCCGGCGGTCCCCACGCTCCAGGACGCCCAGCAGAGCGCGACCAACGCCGCCGGCTGGGTCGAGCAGAACTGGTCCACCTGGCTCGCGATCGGCCTCAGGGTCCTGCTGATCCTGGTGATCGCCGGGGTGCTGAGAGCGGTCGTGCAGCGGGCGATCACCAAGCTGATCGACCGCATGACCCGCACCGCCCAGGCCGTGGACGGCACGGCGCTCGGCGGACTGCTGGTCAACACCGAGCGCCGGCGCCAGCGCTCCCAGGCGATCGGCTCGGTGCTGCGCTCGGTCGCGTCCTTCGCGATCCTCGGCACCGCGGCACTGATGATCCTGGCCGCGTTCCAGATCAACCTGGCCCCGCTGCTGGCCTCCGCCGGTGTCGCGGGCGTGGCGATCGGTTTCGGCGCCCGCAACCTGGTCACGGACTTCCTGTCCGGCGTCTTCATGATCCTGGAGGACCAGTACGGGGTCGGTGACACGATCGACGCGGGCGTCGCCTCCGGCGAGGTGATCGAGGTCGGTCTGCGCGTGACCAAGCTGCGCGGCGACAGCGGCGAGATCTGGTACGTCCGCAACGGCGAGGTCAAGCGCATCGGGAACCTCTCCCAGGGCTGGGCGACGGCCGGCGTGGACGTCACCGTGAAGGCGCACGAGGACCTGGACCGGGTGAAGGCCACCCTCGACGAGGTCGCCGAGAAGATGAGCGCGGAGGAGCCCTGGAACGAGCTCCTGTGGAGCCCGATCGAGGTCCTCGGCCTGGACAGCGTGCTCCTTGACTCGATGGTGGTCCGGATCTCCGCGAAGACCATGCCCGGCAAGTCCCTCACCGTGGAACGCGAGCTGCGCTGGCGCGTCAAGCGCGCCTTCGACGCCGCGAACATCCGCATCGTGGGCGGGGCGACGGCCCCGCTGGACGAGGAGCCCGTCGACCCGGCGGCAGCGGTCTCCGCCCCCTCGGTGCTCTCCAACCCCGACTCCCCGCAGGCGGAGGCCGCATCGCCGCTCGCCCAGCAGCGCTCGGCGGCGCCGAAGTAA
- a CDS encoding ROK family transcriptional regulator translates to MAGTAGTPGTPRVLRAMNDRAALDLLLEHGPLSRTRIGKLTGLSKPTASQLLARLEAAGLVLATGTTEGRPGPNAQLYEVNPAAAYAAGLDVTPERVLAAVADITGRRVGSYELPTPGRRPTQPVVRQVTDALDGAVKAAGLTRGDVHRLVIGTPGAFDPNTGRLRYASHLPGWHTPALLDELAAALPMPVEYENDVNLAAVAEQRLGAARGHEDFVLLWNEGGLGAALVLGGRLHRGWTGGAGEVGFLPVPGAPLVRQVTKANSGGYQELAGSQAIPKLARRLGIEEIPAGPYAEAAAALVARAAEAHETDNGPYRQLLETYATHLATGLASLVSVLDPELVVLSGSSLTMGGEVLRALVQAELEELAASRPRLVVGDVREHPVLRGALESALAATRDEVFDTSR, encoded by the coding sequence ATGGCAGGAACAGCCGGTACGCCGGGCACCCCGCGCGTCCTGCGCGCCATGAACGACCGCGCCGCCCTGGACCTCCTCCTGGAGCACGGGCCACTGTCCCGCACCCGGATCGGCAAGCTCACCGGCCTCTCCAAGCCGACCGCCTCCCAGCTGCTCGCCCGCCTGGAGGCGGCCGGCCTCGTCCTCGCCACCGGCACCACCGAGGGACGTCCCGGCCCCAACGCGCAGCTCTACGAGGTCAATCCGGCCGCCGCGTACGCCGCCGGACTGGACGTCACCCCCGAGCGTGTCCTCGCCGCCGTCGCCGACATCACCGGCCGCAGGGTGGGGTCGTACGAACTGCCCACCCCGGGAAGGCGGCCCACCCAGCCCGTCGTCCGACAGGTCACCGACGCCCTCGACGGCGCCGTGAAGGCCGCGGGGCTCACTCGCGGCGACGTCCACCGGCTCGTCATCGGCACCCCGGGCGCCTTCGACCCCAACACCGGCCGGCTGCGCTACGCCTCCCACCTCCCGGGCTGGCACACCCCGGCCCTCCTCGACGAACTCGCCGCCGCCCTGCCGATGCCGGTCGAGTACGAGAACGACGTCAACCTCGCCGCCGTCGCCGAACAGCGGCTGGGCGCGGCCCGCGGGCACGAGGACTTCGTGCTGCTGTGGAACGAGGGCGGCCTCGGTGCCGCCCTGGTCCTCGGCGGGCGGCTGCACCGCGGCTGGACCGGCGGCGCGGGCGAGGTCGGCTTCCTGCCGGTGCCGGGCGCACCCCTGGTCCGGCAGGTGACCAAGGCCAACAGCGGTGGCTACCAGGAGCTGGCCGGTTCGCAGGCCATCCCCAAACTGGCCCGGCGGCTGGGCATCGAGGAGATCCCGGCCGGCCCGTACGCCGAGGCCGCCGCCGCTCTCGTCGCCCGCGCCGCCGAAGCCCACGAGACCGACAACGGCCCCTACCGGCAACTGCTGGAGACCTACGCGACGCACCTCGCCACCGGTCTCGCCTCCCTCGTCTCCGTCCTCGACCCGGAACTCGTCGTCCTGAGCGGCAGCTCGCTCACCATGGGCGGCGAGGTGCTGCGCGCCCTGGTCCAGGCCGAGCTGGAGGAACTCGCTGCCTCCCGGCCCCGGCTCGTGGTCGGCGACGTCCGTGAACACCCCGTGCTGCGGGGCGCGTTGGAGAGCGCCCTGGCGGCCACCCGCGACGAGGTCTTCGACACCTCCCGCTGA
- a CDS encoding ABC transporter substrate-binding protein yields the protein MPGMSRKAALALAASASLALLATACTGQTDSSSSGADDDASKETTINFWHAWSAPNEVKAVNSLIAGFEKAHPNIHVNVVANMTDDKINQSLRTGGDKAPDVISSFTTNNVGKFCSSGALADLNPFFKKAGIDPETTFPKAMNEYTQFDGNRCAAPLLGDAYGLYYNKTAFAKAGIRNPPKTWSEFEADAKKLTITEGDSYKQLGFMPDYHGWETTTEHYFGQFSPTYFDKAGKSELATDPAFEAGFKLQKKLVDELGGFRKLETYRSELGDEWGVKHPFHTGQVAMQLDGEWRLGMALDAKPKFDVGVAPLPVPDDQAAQYGKGYITGTITGISAAGHKQNAAWELVKYMTTDTDAVVNFSNAIHNVPSTLAALKSPKLKYDPRFKTFLDIAANPNSTTSPASINGGVYLATIQNFGYDYESGKVTDLKAGLKKTAAQIDTDIAQAK from the coding sequence ATGCCCGGAATGTCACGGAAAGCGGCCCTCGCTCTCGCCGCCTCCGCCTCCCTCGCCCTCCTCGCCACCGCCTGTACCGGCCAGACAGACAGTTCGTCGTCCGGCGCCGACGACGACGCCTCGAAGGAGACGACCATCAACTTCTGGCATGCCTGGAGCGCGCCCAATGAAGTGAAGGCCGTCAACTCCCTGATCGCCGGCTTCGAGAAGGCACACCCCAACATCCATGTGAACGTCGTCGCCAACATGACCGACGACAAGATCAACCAGTCGCTGCGCACGGGCGGCGACAAGGCTCCGGACGTCATCTCCTCCTTCACCACCAACAACGTCGGCAAGTTCTGCTCGTCGGGTGCGCTGGCCGACCTCAACCCCTTCTTCAAGAAGGCGGGCATCGACCCGGAGACGACGTTCCCGAAGGCGATGAACGAGTACACCCAGTTCGACGGCAACCGCTGCGCGGCACCGCTGCTGGGCGACGCGTACGGGCTCTACTACAACAAGACGGCGTTCGCGAAGGCCGGCATCAGGAATCCGCCGAAGACGTGGTCCGAATTCGAGGCCGACGCCAAGAAGTTGACCATCACCGAGGGCGACAGCTACAAGCAGCTCGGCTTCATGCCGGACTACCACGGCTGGGAGACGACGACCGAGCACTACTTCGGTCAGTTCTCTCCGACGTACTTCGACAAGGCCGGCAAGTCCGAACTCGCCACGGACCCCGCGTTCGAGGCCGGATTCAAGCTCCAGAAGAAACTCGTCGACGAACTCGGCGGTTTCAGGAAGCTGGAGACCTACCGCTCCGAGCTGGGTGACGAATGGGGCGTCAAGCACCCCTTCCACACCGGCCAGGTGGCCATGCAGCTGGACGGTGAATGGCGTCTGGGAATGGCCCTGGACGCAAAGCCGAAGTTCGATGTCGGCGTGGCCCCGCTGCCCGTCCCCGACGACCAGGCCGCCCAGTACGGCAAGGGCTACATCACCGGCACCATCACCGGCATCTCCGCCGCCGGCCACAAGCAGAACGCTGCCTGGGAGCTGGTGAAGTACATGACCACGGACACGGACGCGGTGGTGAACTTCTCCAACGCCATCCACAACGTGCCCTCGACGCTGGCCGCCCTGAAATCCCCCAAGCTGAAGTACGACCCCCGCTTCAAGACGTTCCTTGACATCGCCGCGAACCCGAACTCCACGACGTCGCCCGCTTCCATCAACGGCGGCGTGTACCTCGCGACGATCCAGAACTTCGGGTACGACTACGAGAGCGGAAAGGTCACCGACCTGAAGGCGGGCCTCAAGAAGACGGCCGCGCAGATCGACACGGACATCGCGCAGGCGAAGTAG
- a CDS encoding carbohydrate ABC transporter permease, with the protein MSTITLASKRRRSALRTLAFMSPWLIGFAVFFAYPLISTVYFSFMHYDGFRPPTWSGTKNWTYVFEHYPFFWPALRNTLWLVLVMVTLRVLFGLGVGLLITKIKTGTGVFRTLFYLPYLAPPVAATMAFAFLLNPGTGPVNSILEKVGIPAPGWFNDPTWSKPALTLLALWGIGDLMVIFMAALLDVPQEQYEAAELDGASAWQRFRYVTLPNISPIVMFAVVTGVIQTMQYYTQPLIAGKVASGVIQGAGTQFEPGYPEKSTLTLPQLVYNLGFQRFDYGSACVVALVLFALSMVFTAFLMRRRGGLNLAGD; encoded by the coding sequence ATGAGCACCATCACCCTGGCGTCGAAGCGCCGCAGGTCGGCCCTTCGAACTCTCGCCTTCATGTCGCCCTGGTTGATCGGCTTCGCGGTCTTCTTCGCCTACCCGCTGATCTCGACGGTCTACTTCTCCTTCATGCACTACGACGGCTTCAGACCGCCGACGTGGAGCGGGACGAAGAACTGGACCTACGTCTTCGAGCACTACCCCTTCTTCTGGCCGGCCCTGCGCAACACCCTCTGGCTGGTCCTGGTCATGGTGACCCTGAGGGTCCTCTTCGGCCTCGGCGTCGGCCTCCTGATCACCAAGATCAAGACGGGCACGGGAGTCTTCCGCACCCTCTTCTACCTGCCCTACCTCGCCCCGCCGGTGGCCGCGACGATGGCCTTCGCGTTCCTGCTGAATCCCGGTACGGGCCCGGTGAACTCGATCCTCGAAAAGGTCGGCATCCCGGCCCCCGGCTGGTTCAACGACCCCACCTGGTCCAAGCCCGCCCTCACCCTGCTCGCCCTGTGGGGCATCGGCGACCTGATGGTCATCTTCATGGCCGCGCTGCTCGACGTACCCCAGGAGCAGTACGAGGCCGCGGAGCTGGACGGCGCGTCGGCGTGGCAGCGGTTCCGGTACGTGACGCTGCCGAACATCTCGCCGATCGTCATGTTCGCCGTCGTCACCGGCGTGATCCAGACGATGCAGTACTACACGCAGCCGCTCATCGCCGGGAAGGTCGCCTCGGGCGTGATCCAGGGCGCGGGCACCCAGTTCGAGCCCGGCTACCCCGAGAAGTCGACCCTCACCCTCCCCCAGCTCGTCTACAACCTCGGCTTCCAGCGCTTCGACTACGGCTCCGCCTGCGTCGTCGCCCTGGTCCTGTTCGCCCTGTCCATGGTGTTCACCGCGTTCCTGATGCGGCGCCGGGGCGGTCTCAACCTGGCAGGTGACTGA
- a CDS encoding carbohydrate ABC transporter permease, protein MAQVLDKPVQLKAPVSPAERTARRRSLLEWVAVHSLGVAVALFFVLPFVFVFLTSLMSDTQALSRDLIPHTWEWSNYRKVFDTPGFVTWWKNTLIYAGLGTVLTVASSIPVAYALAKFRFRGRNLSLMLVISMMMLPPQVIIIPMYLFWAKQLDLSGTLWPLIIPMAFGDAFSIFLLRQFLMTIPNEYLDAAKVDGCGDFRTLLKVVLPMARPGIAAVGLFQFFYAWNDYFGPQIYASENPGAWTLSYGLESFKGAHHTDWNLTMAATVLVMAPVILVFFFAQKAFVEGVTLTGVKG, encoded by the coding sequence ATGGCCCAAGTACTGGACAAACCGGTGCAGTTGAAGGCACCCGTCTCCCCCGCCGAGCGCACGGCCCGCCGCCGGTCGCTCCTGGAGTGGGTCGCGGTCCACTCCCTCGGCGTGGCGGTGGCGCTCTTCTTCGTGCTGCCCTTCGTGTTCGTGTTCCTGACCTCGCTGATGAGCGACACCCAGGCCCTCAGCCGGGACCTGATCCCGCACACCTGGGAGTGGTCCAACTACAGGAAGGTCTTCGACACTCCGGGCTTTGTGACCTGGTGGAAGAACACGCTGATCTACGCGGGACTGGGCACGGTCCTCACCGTGGCGTCGTCGATCCCGGTGGCGTACGCGCTCGCCAAGTTCCGCTTCCGCGGCCGCAATCTGTCGCTGATGCTGGTGATCTCGATGATGATGCTGCCACCGCAGGTGATCATCATCCCGATGTACCTGTTCTGGGCGAAGCAGCTGGACCTGTCGGGCACGCTGTGGCCGCTGATCATCCCGATGGCGTTCGGTGACGCGTTCTCCATCTTCCTGCTGCGCCAGTTCCTGATGACCATTCCGAACGAGTACCTGGACGCGGCGAAGGTGGACGGCTGCGGCGACTTCAGGACCCTCCTGAAGGTCGTCCTGCCCATGGCCAGGCCGGGCATCGCGGCCGTGGGCCTCTTCCAGTTCTTCTACGCCTGGAACGACTACTTCGGCCCGCAGATCTACGCCTCGGAGAACCCGGGCGCCTGGACCCTCTCCTACGGCCTGGAGTCCTTCAAGGGCGCCCACCACACCGACTGGAACCTCACCATGGCCGCGACCGTGCTGGTCATGGCCCCGGTGATCCTCGTCTTCTTCTTCGCGCAGAAGGCATTCGTCGAGGGCGTCACGCTCACCGGAGTGAAGGGTTAA
- a CDS encoding 6-phospho-beta-glucosidase, whose product MKLTVVGGGSTYTPELIDGFARLRDTLPVEELVLVDPAPERLELVGGLARRIFARQGHDGRIVATDDLDAGVDGADAVLLQLRVGGQAAREQDETWPLECGCVGQETTGAGGLAKALRTVPVVLDIAERVRRTNPHAWIIDFTNPVGIVTRALLQAGHKTVGLCNVAIGFQRKFADRLGISPADVHLDHVGLNHLTWETGLRLGGPEGENVLPRLLAEHGASIAADLRLPRAVLDRLGVVPSYYLRYFYAHDEVVRELRTKPSRAAEVAEMERHLLKMYADPALDEKPALLAQRGGAYYSEAAVDLAASLLGAGGSPYQVVNTYNKGTLPFLPDDAVIEVQAAVGPKGPLPLAVPSVDPLYAGLMANVTAYEDLALEAALRGGRDRVFRALLSHPLIGQYEYAEGLTDRLIAHNREHLAWA is encoded by the coding sequence GTGAAACTCACCGTGGTCGGCGGAGGCTCGACCTACACACCCGAACTCATCGACGGCTTCGCCCGGTTGCGTGACACGCTGCCCGTCGAGGAACTGGTCCTCGTCGATCCGGCGCCCGAACGCCTGGAGCTGGTGGGCGGACTTGCCCGCCGTATCTTCGCCCGCCAGGGGCACGACGGCCGGATCGTGGCGACCGACGACCTGGACGCCGGCGTGGACGGCGCCGACGCCGTGCTGCTGCAGCTGCGCGTCGGCGGTCAGGCGGCCCGCGAGCAGGACGAGACATGGCCCCTGGAGTGCGGCTGCGTCGGCCAGGAGACGACCGGCGCGGGCGGCCTGGCCAAGGCGCTGCGCACGGTCCCGGTCGTCCTGGACATCGCGGAACGGGTGCGCCGCACCAACCCGCACGCCTGGATCATCGACTTCACCAACCCGGTCGGCATCGTCACCCGTGCCCTGCTGCAGGCGGGCCACAAGACGGTCGGCCTGTGCAACGTCGCGATCGGCTTCCAGCGGAAGTTCGCGGACCGGCTCGGTATCTCACCGGCCGACGTCCACCTCGACCACGTGGGCCTCAACCACCTCACCTGGGAGACCGGCCTACGTCTCGGCGGCCCCGAGGGCGAGAACGTTCTGCCCAGGCTGCTGGCCGAACACGGCGCCTCGATCGCCGCCGACCTGCGGCTGCCCCGGGCCGTGCTCGACCGCCTGGGCGTGGTCCCGTCGTACTACCTGCGCTACTTCTACGCCCACGACGAGGTCGTACGAGAGCTGCGCACCAAGCCCTCCCGGGCCGCCGAGGTCGCCGAGATGGAGCGGCATCTGCTGAAGATGTACGCCGACCCGGCCCTGGACGAGAAGCCGGCACTGCTCGCCCAGCGCGGCGGCGCCTACTACTCGGAGGCAGCCGTGGATCTGGCGGCCTCGCTGCTGGGCGCGGGCGGCAGCCCGTACCAGGTGGTGAACACCTACAACAAGGGCACGCTGCCGTTCCTGCCGGACGACGCGGTGATCGAGGTTCAGGCGGCGGTCGGTCCGAAGGGACCGCTCCCGCTCGCCGTGCCGTCCGTGGACCCGCTGTACGCGGGTCTGATGGCGAACGTGACGGCGTACGAGGACCTGGCTCTGGAGGCGGCGCTGCGGGGCGGCCGCGACCGGGTCTTCCGGGCCCTGCTCTCCCACCCCCTCATCGGCCAGTACGAGTACGCCGAAGGCCTGACCGACCGACTGATCGCACACAACCGGGAGCATCTCGCGTGGGCATGA
- a CDS encoding N-acetylglucosamine kinase, which translates to MGMTARVLAVDAGNSKTDVAVVAADGTVLATARGGGFRPPVVGVDAAVDALADAVGSAFAAAGAESVDHVSACLANADFPVEEEQLAAALQARAWGAQVEVRNDTFAILRAGITEPRGVAVVCGAGINCVGMRPDGRTARFPALGRISGDWGGGWGLVEEALWHAARAEDGRGAPTALARVLPAHFGHYTMLALIEALHLEEVAPARRHELTPVLFATAADGDPIARAIVDRLADEVVAMATVALTRLDLLEEETPVLLGGGVLAAQHPQLNDGIKELLATRAPKAVPRVVTASPVLGAALLGLDRVHAGQAVHDRVRAHFTGSPKGGTDPIPTTY; encoded by the coding sequence GTGGGCATGACCGCACGTGTCCTCGCCGTCGACGCGGGCAACAGCAAGACCGATGTCGCGGTCGTGGCGGCCGACGGAACCGTCCTCGCCACGGCCCGCGGCGGCGGGTTCCGGCCGCCGGTGGTGGGCGTGGACGCGGCGGTGGACGCCCTAGCCGACGCGGTGGGCAGCGCCTTCGCCGCCGCCGGGGCGGAGTCGGTCGACCATGTCTCCGCGTGCCTCGCCAACGCCGACTTCCCCGTGGAGGAGGAGCAGCTGGCGGCCGCGCTGCAGGCGCGCGCGTGGGGCGCGCAGGTGGAGGTCCGCAACGACACCTTCGCCATCCTGCGCGCCGGCATCACCGAACCCCGGGGGGTCGCCGTGGTCTGCGGCGCCGGGATCAACTGCGTCGGCATGCGCCCCGACGGCCGCACCGCCCGCTTCCCCGCACTCGGCCGTATCTCCGGCGACTGGGGCGGCGGCTGGGGGCTGGTGGAGGAAGCGCTGTGGCACGCGGCACGCGCGGAGGACGGCCGCGGCGCACCGACGGCTCTCGCCCGCGTCCTGCCCGCCCACTTCGGCCACTACACCATGCTCGCGCTCATCGAGGCGCTGCACCTCGAAGAGGTGGCGCCCGCCCGCCGCCACGAGCTGACACCGGTGCTCTTCGCCACGGCCGCGGACGGCGACCCGATCGCCCGCGCGATCGTCGACCGGCTCGCGGACGAGGTGGTGGCGATGGCGACGGTGGCACTGACCCGCCTCGATCTGCTGGAGGAGGAGACCCCGGTCCTGCTCGGCGGCGGCGTACTGGCCGCCCAGCACCCCCAACTCAACGACGGAATCAAGGAGTTGCTGGCGACCCGCGCCCCGAAGGCGGTGCCCCGGGTGGTGACGGCGAGCCCGGTGCTGGGGGCGGCGCTGCTGGGGCTGGACCGGGTCCACGCGGGACAGGCGGTGCATGACAGGGTGCGCGCCCACTTCACGGGCAGTCCCAAGGGCGGAACCGATCCGATTCCCACGACGTATTGA
- a CDS encoding glutamate ABC transporter substrate-binding protein, protein MHAHRLARRLRAGLRGWGGVGAMAAVCALALAFALLLPLTQSSGAAGATGSGAQGVAQGSQIKADDCKTLNDPQDRSLSPSGGDGGTQTLDKIKARKDRRLIVGIDTNSYRWGYLNPNNTSGALEGFDIDLVHRIAKDILGDADAVSFKAIPTSRRIDAIQNGEVDMVVRTMTINCDRLSQVAFSAPYFRTGQQVLAPRTSTITGYNGTLAHKKVCSADSSTALDRLQSDQKAGRLPAGTDIKTVVPNQLDCLVKLQLGAVDAVVTDGALAASQAAQDPTVELKGGLFTDEYYGVAMKLHSDDLVRQVNRTLQNYVKDGGWADSYEKWLHPTLDQGDKKSASATPPAAHYK, encoded by the coding sequence ATGCATGCACACCGTCTGGCGCGACGTCTGCGGGCCGGCCTCCGGGGCTGGGGCGGCGTCGGCGCGATGGCGGCCGTGTGCGCCCTCGCGCTGGCCTTCGCGCTGCTGCTGCCCCTGACGCAGTCGAGCGGAGCGGCCGGCGCCACGGGCAGCGGCGCTCAGGGCGTCGCCCAGGGCAGCCAGATCAAGGCCGACGACTGCAAGACGCTGAACGACCCGCAGGACCGGAGCCTGTCCCCGTCGGGCGGCGACGGCGGCACACAGACCCTCGACAAGATCAAGGCCCGCAAGGACCGGCGTCTGATCGTCGGCATCGACACCAACAGCTACCGCTGGGGCTACCTCAACCCGAACAACACCTCCGGCGCGCTGGAGGGCTTCGACATCGACCTCGTCCACCGGATCGCCAAGGACATCCTCGGCGACGCGGACGCGGTCTCGTTCAAGGCGATCCCCACCAGCCGCCGTATCGACGCGATCCAGAACGGCGAGGTCGACATGGTGGTCCGCACCATGACGATCAACTGCGACCGGCTGAGCCAGGTCGCGTTCTCCGCGCCCTACTTCAGAACCGGCCAGCAGGTCCTCGCCCCCCGCACCTCGACGATCACCGGGTACAACGGCACGCTCGCCCACAAGAAGGTCTGCTCGGCCGACAGTTCGACGGCGCTGGACCGTCTGCAGTCGGACCAGAAGGCCGGCAGGCTCCCGGCCGGCACCGACATCAAGACGGTGGTCCCCAACCAGCTGGACTGCCTGGTGAAGTTGCAGCTCGGCGCGGTCGACGCGGTGGTCACGGACGGCGCGCTCGCCGCGAGCCAGGCCGCGCAGGACCCGACGGTGGAGCTCAAGGGCGGCCTGTTCACCGACGAGTACTACGGCGTGGCGATGAAACTGCACTCCGACGATCTGGTACGCCAGGTCAACCGGACCCTGCAGAACTACGTCAAGGACGGTGGCTGGGCGGACTCGTACGAGAAGTGGCTGCACCCCACCCTGGACCAGGGCGACAAGAAGTCGGCGTCCGCGACCCCTCCCGCCGCCCACTACAAGTGA